The region cccgccagccttagtcttcttcagctctGGTCtgcggcgcgttcgctgatctgtgctgtgagtcctgactgatgACGTTCTGCACGTTCCTTTAAAGGAACGTCAGTCAGGAcacacagcacagatcagcgaatgcgccggagaccagcgctgaacaagcctaaggctggcgggggttggggaccccaccagcaaaggtacctggcagcggcaggggagggtcggcgggagggggtttgaAAGCAGCGGGGGGAGGGTCAAAAAAGGAGatggccagggctaaatctgtgggggcccgtggccccacctagctgtgCCCCTGCAAggcactagagagttgcacggggacagaaatttcacccatcctcaATGGAATCTAACCTATCTCCATAATTAGTCTCCTCCATTTCCACCCATACCCACAGGAGTCAgcactattatttacttgctcactgccctctgtttcctcccaaccccaacagcctcctgtAGTTTTTTGgttggtattcactattcaaccaatgagtgttccaagcctcagtctggtgttccagctgcctttctgggcattccaagcctcattgtgTTGCTCCTGTTGTCTCTCTCAGTACATTCCatgcctcattctggagtcaccagagactTTGACTAGTACACTCCCGCAGGaacggcaacttcttccatccccgcaggaatcCAGTGGCAGCTTCTCCGCAATTCCATTCCTGTGGAGCGCTCTACTTGTCACTTCATCCTTGAAGAAATTTGACATATTTGTGATGCTGTAGATATTCATTCAAAGTCAATCTCTCTAGAATATCAACCTGGTTTATACCTACAAGTTGCAAATGGTCTCCTGGCTACCAAGTGTACATTGGTGCAGTTCAGGTGGATCACAGGCTCAGCCTTCATTCATCTGCAGTTTGCAACATCTGACCACTTTTGTAAGACAAGAATGTATTAGAATCCCTTATGCTGCATCAGACTGCAAACGCCTGAAAATATAGCAAAAGCTGTGAGGAGTGGGGTGAGAAAGTagggtagtaacatagtaaatgattaaCAGATAAACTGTAAATGGTGACAGATAATATATGGtcaatccaatctgcccaacaaggtggccagagccacatCCACCACTCCGTGTAAATGTAGGTAATGATTGATTTGAGTTGTATGCATGGCTCTTGTCCATCTTTCCAGTTTAGGAGTGTAGTAAGGTTCTTAAAGGTGCATGTATTATGGACTGAATGGTCATTTAATGTCCACCCTGCATTTTATTATGTCCTGCTCCAATACGACATCCTGACTTTTCTAAACCTTCTCACTCTAAAGGATCCATACAACTCTTCTGTTCTCAAGACTACTAATTTGGCTGGTAATGTGGAGCACTGCAGATGAAACCCTGCCTTCTCCAGTATGGAAAATACGGGTTGTTTCATGGATGCTGACTCTGAGAGACATTTTTGTATAACTTTAGCTTGAATGATATTGTGTGGAGCAGCTTGTTTTCACATTACAATTAAAACTTGCTTCAGGTTAGGAAAAGTTTTGCAGAGGCATAGTTGTCTGAATCTGCTCTTGTCATTCCTTTTTTAACCTAATTTCCAGTGGGAAGCCAAAGTATGAGGCTGTCATGTGTGTGTCTGCTTACTAACTTTTGGGATTAATGTTCTGAACAATCCAAACATTCAACACACATCAGAGGGTTCAAGAGGATCCAGACTGAGATTTTGTTatctgaggggtgggggggtggggggggggggttgggattgTGAGGGAAGTCCACATATATGCATAAATACAGGCACTCCAAAAATATAggcaaaaaaggcttttcttttcaGTAGCTCTGCAATTGTGGAACTTTTTTGATGGAAATTAGACTAGAGTTACATTACATCTGTTTTTGTAAGTTATTAAAAACGGCTGTTCCAAAAATATGTATTAATGATTTTGTGCGGATTTTATCCTAAagggttttctttgttttattactTATCAGAAGCAACTgtgttaaaaatttaaaaatcttactAAATCATCAGGCGTGACCTCTATTTCAGAATTTCAACAACcttcagctgaaaatttaggGAGATACCTTTTGGATAAAGTTATGAAAATTACTGTGAGTTTAAATGGGCCATATCCACAATTGTTGTCTATAAGGTGTACTAGTGATGAGGATATTGGTAATTCTGTAGCTCAGCTGTGGTTGTCATTTATGATATCCAAGAGAAGGATGTTTATATAAAAGTCAAACTTCACCCTCCCTGTTACTAaggcatgtgctaatgctaacacagtgcattcactttgaatggactgtcggcattgctgtgcggcttagtgaacaggggAGTTTGGCTGGTAAATCGAGCTGATTAAATAAATACCTAGAATATTTATTGAAAGACATACCGTTAAAGATTATCAGCTGGTTAACAGTTTGGTTGAGTAACTTACTTAAGAAAGGTAATTTTCTTTCAGAATTGGGAAAAATCATTCTGATACCTATACTGAAATCAGAAGGTTATGATCTTAACCAATTTTCGTCCAGTAGCGAGTATACCTTGGTTTACCAAGCTAATGAAATCTTTTGTTATGTCACAGATTACATCTTTTATGGACTCCTTTCACTGTCTGCATTATTTGGCAACATGGTTTAGAACCATGTATAGCACTGAATTGCTACTTTTAACCTTAGTGTCAAAGCAAAATTATTGTTAAGCCGGAAAATATCATCACGTAGTGTTACAATTGACATACCTGAGGCTTTTGATATAGTCAATCATTCTCTGCCCAGCCTCTTCTCTACAGCGGCTGCTTCTGAGgtaacaggaagttatatcagaggtggccgcagtaaagggaagaggcgggtgccggcggcatgacagcgtatgggaatcactgccaccagCTTTTAATAAAAAGAAGGCAAAATCggggaatggggtggaggaaggaaagagggagatGCACTCTCGAAAGAGTGCAGTCTGATGTCCTCACCTCAGGTCTAATgatgcctaatggttgggccacccCTGGAGCTGGGAATCTCTGGAAAGGTATATGAGTGGATTAGGGTGTTTTTTCAGCGTAGAAAATACTCTGTTAAAAAGAATAATGTTTTTCCTGGTTGCTGGAGCTCAGTTTATGGGTTTCCACAGGGTTCACATCTGTCGCcacttttgtttaatatttttatgagcACACTGGGATCTATGCTGGAATCTTTTAAatattacatatttttttttgttacatttgtaccccctgctttcctactcatggcaggctcaatgcagcttacatggggcaatggagggttaagtgacttgcccagaatcacaaggagctgcctgtgcctgtcttatgcagatgatatttttattttagtccCATTGTTTGAATACTGAGGCCTCCAACAACTTGATTTTGGAATGTATTGAGAAAGTTCAGGCTTGGGCATCTAGTAACCTactgaaacttaacactgaaaaaaaaacagtttattatATTTCAGTAACTCTTGTTAGAGGTGGCTAAATATTTAAGGTTAAAATCTGGTAAATTGATTATGTGACATCAGCTAAGGTATTAGGCATCATCTTAGACACTCATCTTCACTTTTTACCAGTTAAGATCtgtaagaactttttttttctatacagAATACTGACTGTTAGTTCAAGGTGTATTGTTTGTCCCAGGTGGAcgtggactattgtaatgttttGTATGTGGGTACTACTTGCAGAATTAGAGCTAGGATTCAGCTTTGACAGAATACAGCTTCAAGAATGATTTTTGGCTGTAAAAAATTTGATGATGTGACCCCACTACTGAAGGATCTATATTGGCTGCCAATAGATGTTCACATTGAATTCAAGGTGGCATGCTGggttttttaaataattattgGTTGTTGCCCTCAAACTCTTCTTCAGTTAATTACTTTTCCTGTTGCTCATTCTGCATCTTGCTTTGTATCGTTAATAAGATTGGGTAGTCCTTCTGTAATTCAGgtttgttataaaagtatttatGAAAGTTTGTTTAATTTTCAGTCCAGTGGAATTTGGAATTCTATACCAATTCAGATACGGACAATTCCTAACTATATGATGATtaggaaagctttgaaaacttaCTTAGTAAACATATGAAACATATGTAGAAAGTTTTTAATGTCATATTAgttgttacataagtattgccatactgggacagaccgaaggtccgtcaagcccagcatcctgtttccaacagtggccagtccaggttacagtttattctagaaataagcagtgattttccccaagtccattttaataatggtctatggacctttcctttaggaagccagccaaactttttttttaaaccccgctaagctaactgcttttactacattctctggcaacgaattccagagtttaattatacattgagtgaagaaatattttttttccaatttgttttaaatttactactttttgcttcattgtgtgccccctagtcctagtattcttggaaagagtgaacaagcgattcacatctacccattctactccactcattattttatagacctctatcatatctcccctcagctgtcttttctccaagctgaagagccctagccgctttagccttccctcatggggaagtcattccatcccctttatcatttttgtcacctttctctgtaccttttctaatgcctctatatcctttttgaaatgctgtgaccagaattgaacacaatattcgcagTGCAGTCGCactgtggagcgatacaaaggcattataacattctaatttttgttttccattcctttccgaataatacctaacattctattttctttcttagcagctgccgtacactgagcagagggtttcaacgtaccatcaacgatgacacctagatccctttcctggtcggtgactcctaatgtggaaccttgcattacataactataatttgggttcctctttcccacatgcatcactttgcacttgctcacaataaacgtcTTCTGCCATATAGATGCCCAACCTCCCAGTCTataagtcctcttgtaatttttcacaatcctcttgcgatttaacatctttgaataactttgtgttatcagtaaattttaattacctcactagttactcccatctctagatcatttataaatatgttaaaaagcagcggtcccatcacagaccccaggggaaccccactatctacccttctccattgagaatactgaccatttaaccttactctctgttttctattgtttaaccagtttttaatctacaataggacacacaatatcgaccggctcacctttatccacatgtttgttcaccccttcaaagaaatgtatcagattggtgaggcaagatttcccttcaccaaaTCCACGTTGgcgttgtctcattaatccatgcttttgaatatgctcagtaatgaTGACGACCTGTATGCAGCTTGCTTTGATTCCAAGCTGATTTAGGTGGAATATAAAAACTAGAATAGAATAGCTTCTACTCTGCTGTGTGATTGTGAACTTAAGTTTGGGGTATTGATAGTATACGAGTCATGTATTAGTATTAATTTTGTGCAGAACCTCCTGTTCCTTACTTTGAGGAAATAATTGGACTGGGCAATAGTTTTATGAGAACAGTATAAcaggaagaagagaaaagaagTGATTTCTTTTGGAAAAAATGCGATAATCACAGAACATCTGCCTGGATGTTGAAAAAATATTGCTAATAAAAGATTACACATCTGGCTTTACCCCATTGTGTCTAGAAACATAGgaaaatggtggcagataaagaccacgtgGCCTGTCCAGTCTacctactaagctctacaatctcTTCTTCCTCAGAGGTACCTTGTGCATAGAAACGTAGGCTatatggtccttatctgccgtcattttctattTTGTCTGCCCATCATAAATcctaatcaggtttcagaccacagcaCAGCACTGAGacggtcataaccaccctgataacgaAATTCAGAAACTTAATAGGCCAAGGACAAAACGTATTAgtactacaattcaacatgtcaagtgcattcaacctagtagaccacaccacactaatgacactACTCGACTACATAGGAATCAGTAGTGCAGTGACAGCATAGTTCactggcttcctaaagaccagatcctacattgtaaagatgtccaactatacatcagcctcatggatctctTGAGTGCAGGGATCACCactactgttcaatgtaatgatggcgtCATTCGGAAAAAAACTAGAATTAATGtgtttcaacccatttatatatgcagacaaCACCATCgtcatacctttccaaaacaatatcacaaacacaggacaaaataaaaaaagcattggacctcatggaagaatgggcaacaactttcaaactcaaactgaacagagacaaaaccaaatgcccagtactatccagcccacacaaccccacatactaccaaaaattcacaatcaaccaacaaacataccacattgaAACACAACTCAAAATATTAGGAACCATTCTCaacaaacatctaacactggacaatcaaatatcagcagtaacatcaaaatgtttcagaacactatggaaactgagaagaataagagactattttcctAGACAGTCTTTCCgaatactggtccaatcaacaatactattgcaactagactactgcaacgcagcatacgtagggtgcaaggaaaacacactaaaatcactgcaaatagttcaaaatacggcagcaaggctgattttcaagaaatcgaaaTATGAAAGAACAACCCCACTGTTTGAAccactacattggttaccagtcaaggcaagaatatatTTCAAAGTGAGGActctaatcttcaagatactatttggaatggcacccaaagatatgcttaacatgattgaactatcctcaatcaatgccagcccagtaaacagaaactacctactcctacatctacccaactataaaaacaccatctacaaagcTATCTACagagcaggatttagctaccagggttccaaatggtggaactcgataccaaaacccataagaagcatcacaaatctccaattcagaaaagaaatgaaaacctacctcttcaaaactgTATGAATAAACaacaccaaaactctacaactgaacacaaaagtacCACTACCTTTTCCCCTTCAAATCTGTCTCTTCAataactctatgaataaccacacaaactatagatgccctctccagattgcacaacactattgtaacgccaccaaaatgtaaattgtaagccaattTGAACCAAAATTATTttgggataatagtgggatacaagaatacataaataaatcagTACCAACAACTAagctctactatcccttcctctccctcagagatcctctgtgcatgtaaacatagaaaatgatggcagataaagaccatacagcctTTTCGGTCTGCCCTTCCTAACCTCTGAtattccttcctttccctcagagatcctctgtgcataGAAATATAGacaatggtggcagataaagaccatatggcctaaccAGTCTACCCATGCTCAGCAGCtgctaagctctacaatcccttcctttccttagagatcctctgtgcatggaaacagagaaaatgactgcagataaaaaccatacagcctatccagtTTCCCATTCTAACctttactatcccttcctctccctcggaGATCCCCTGTGCAGAGAAACACAGAAACCGATACAGATAAAAACCATTCAGCCTAACCTGTCTGCTCATCTGCATAATCTGGAATGTGGATTTTGAATTTCTTTAAGAAAGGCAGGAACTATGAGTCCATAGGTGCAGTGGGGGTAAAGCCAGCCTGGCATTGATTTTGGAGTTTATTGGCCACCCTGCACCGGGCCTCAGATTTCTAATCGTTATTTGTCACGGATGGATGACTGTTTCTAAATTGTGATATCCTAAATCTCTCTGGTGTAAAATGTGATGTATGTTCTCTCTtctcacaccccctcccccagtcccttTTCTATTGCAGTGACAGGGTTCACAGTGCTGCTGGCTCTGGTTGCTCTCATGTATAAAGTAGTCCAGATGAATTCCTTTCAGGATCCTCTCTCTTATGGTAAGATTTGGTGTGACTGGCTAGTTGATATTTTATTCAATGGCACCACAATCATCCTGCTTATTCACAAGGCACTCCACAGGGGATTTCTTGGACTACCAGGCCTTATGGTTACATCTCATCCAAAGAAGCCAAATAACTCCCTAGAGTTGGGCTGGCGGTTGCCTTGCTTTTATCAGAACCTGTGTATGCCTTGTGTCTAAAATGATGGTCCCAGTGTTTTTCATTAAAGTCTCAGAAAATACTGAGAATGTGTTATTCAAGGTTTTCGATCAAACTGTCCCTGAGAGAAATACTGTACGATAAATTAATCTTCTTTGGCCACTTAAAGATtggggtgtatttttttttttctttttgaaataaattattttttccaGGGAAGGGCCCATTGCTCCAAACTGTGCTGCAGCATTAGAATTATACAAATTGAAATAAGGAGCTACAGAATGAGCCAATTATATTGCTTCGATTGCTACTGTACCATGAGTGTGATTTAGGATACTGAATTAACCTTGTTTTAAAAACAAACCTGGCTCATCCAAAACATCAATTTGCCTACCCCCCCCTGCCAAAACGAATATGTCTAACCTGGGAAAACCCTAATCTTAATGTCCCCGAGCACAGTTTCTAGAGGTGGGCTAATTTTTAGTTCTACCTAGATAATAGACATGTCAGTGTTCTGGTGACATAGCCTTGATGTTTTGTAGATAATGCTGTAATTGTATTGTAATGATTCCAATGAATCTATTTTCCTTTTGTATATCACTTGTAATAAATAATTATTGCAATAGGCATGGAGAAAGatggagttgttgttttttttttaatagaaacatGTTGAGGTGCCCGTCCCTGTCTTTCTGACATGGCACTGTCCCAGCCTCTGCCACTTCTACATACAGCTTTCCAGCTCTCCTAATCCTGCCTTATCACTGATGTCCTCCTCAGCTTTCGATTTAAGTTTATTATAGTAGCAGTATTATCTTTATTGAGTCTTTGCAATAATACTAACAACCCATCACTGTACATCTGCTTCTTTGCAGTGTTTGCAGTGTTTTCATTCACAAGCGTGATTGATTTAATAATTGCACTAGAAGAGGATGGATACCTGAGTGGGTTCATGGAGTTTTACCTGAGAGAGGTACAGATTTGTTTTTTTCATAAGAGATTCTGAAATGGTATAATAGGACCCAGATAGTCTTGGCTTCTTCATGTTTGCTTGTGTAAAAGCTTCAAGATGGCTAATGTTATGCCAGTACTCAGGTAATGCAATGGAAGCAACACTTACCAACTGCAAAGTTGGTCTGTGAATACCAATGCATTGAATCTCAGGAGAAGCAGCTTGCCATTTGCTTATCTTATTACTGGTTCATTGGTGGTAGGAGAAATCAGACTGAAGACTGCAGCTAGAATTATTTGCTCAAATAGGGGTTCTGTCTCAGACTCCACCTTTGCCTTGCAAGTAGCGCAGATCAGTGGATTGGTAGCAAGTGTTTAGTCCATATCATTGGCGGATCTCAGTGCAGTCATAGATTGCTGACTTGGAATGGATTAAGTTCACATGGATGGGGGTATATAatatgaaccccccctccccctacatAAAATAATAAAGCATTTCCTGTGTGTAAAGAGCATTTCATGGGAGAATACAATCCCCAACAAGAGCATCTGTAATTTATTGCAGCCATGCATTGATGTTCCTAGGTCGGAGCAGGGCAGAGTTGCAAGGTACCCGCATACTATATAAAATATGCACCTATACAGAGAAAGTTCCACCGGCCTTGGAGCAGATGTTAACGCTGTACGGGAGCATTTTTGCACTATTGGGGATAATTCTAGGAGCCTGTATGCTGGGAAATTTTATAGGCACCCTGTGTATGCACTGGGAATGTTTAAACATGCTGAGAATGGTTAAGTGAAGCCTGTGCTCTGTTGGCAGGGTGAACCCTACCTGCGTACAACCTATGGGATTATGATCTGCTATTGGGATAGCACAGTTAACTATGCACTTTACCTCGTGATGCTGTCAGCGATTGCCCAGAGGTAAGGGGGTAGATGCAGTCTGGAGCCATAGGAGAAGAGCCCAGGGTGGGTCAGGTGGGTGAGATCCCTCAGCAGGAGTGTGGAAGGCTGGACTTGTATTAAGTGCTTACTATGAAGCTTTCTCTGTATGGGCTTGTGAAGTTTTGACCTTGGAGGCTGGATGCATTGTAGAGATTTTCTAACAGCACAAGGACAAGCTTTTCTAGGGATGAGCAAGTACATAATTTATTATTACTCTGGAAAATATTTAAGCATAACATAAAAGAATTAGGCATGTAGCAGTAATTGGTATGAGAGACATTCTGCTACATGGAGACtgaggtctgggggggggggtcaccctgaACAGCAAAGcctctaatttgtggaatatggaggctttaaaaaaaaaaaaaaactttttgtatGGGAGCAATTCTTCAGGAAGAGAGCCAGATAATCCCTAATCATTATTTAGTTGGCTGATTGGCTCAGCAATTCTGCTGGCTAGTGGTTAGTCTGCATTGGAGGGTGTCctgataaatgcttttaaattccCATTTACTCTTTGTTAGTCAGGTAACATGTGTGCTAGTCTTGTGATATGTttcacctaaccaccatacctctattcaggaaatctggactgcccctacttgacatttcgcccattagattgtaagctccttagagcagggactgtcctttttcttaatctgtacagcgctgcgtaaccctagtagcgctctagaaatgttaagtagtagtagtagtgtttcacTCAGCAGCCAATTTGTTTTTGCAACTCTAtatgtgtttttaaaaatataagatGGTTTAAACGATTGTTGGACCTTTTGTTTTTGCCTCAGAAAGAATTACAGGAACGTTGGTCTGTACTGGCTGGGGTCTCTCATGATGAGTATGATTGTCTTCCTCCCTGGAAATATGATTGGTAAGGCTGAAAATGCACACAGAcatccatctcatgtattttcaaacaggaaatcctgatgcatttcctgttggaaaatataTGTGAGATAGAAATACATTTTTGATGTTATAAGCTGGATGTCTTCATTCtggacatcctttcaaaaattcccctctTGGTGTCAGCCATGCAGAATAAGTGTATTAGGAATAACGGCTCGCAGGTCTGGTCACTCCGAGACACTCATTTAACACCCACCAGAATTCTGCAATGAGGCTGGAACTTGTGCTTCACTTAATATGTGCAGTGATCACTGTGAGTTTTATCTTTATATCCAAGGGAAATTTGGCTCCCAGCTCCGACCTGCCTTTCTGCTGAacattccttatctcttgctgcCGATCTGGGCAGGGCTGAACATCTTCAAGAAGCCCCAGTCCCTTCCTTACTGCTCTGTGGAAAAAGTGAGTTCAGGGAACTTAACCggattctcctccccctcccgtcATAACTTGGGGAGAGGGGGTGTCAGGTGCCCAGTACCCTTGCACCATGCGTTAATCCCTCATTTATATCATTCCCTACTCTGTTCTGAGAACTGTTGGATCTACCAGCTCATATGacactgtgtgtgtttgtttggctAAGGTTGTGGAAGAACAGAGGAAGTGGCTACACCAGCGTCCCTTGGACCTTGGGTTGGTGATGTATCTGTTCCTCGCTGTCATCTTCACTCTCTTCAGAGGGCTGGTAAGCATGTCTCATcccactccatcctagcccataGTGTTCACAAGTATTCCAAAGCTACTGTTATTTGGCTTTTCAAGAAATTTTCAGGCTGTTCCTGGGAAAACTCAAGAACAGTTGATTACTTTTCTTAAACTCtggtatctaatataataaaacgctccctcaacgttctgaggacaacattctgaagtcactcagactctctctcagaacggttcgtaagttcgtggtggtgaagccactgacgaagactcgctgccccgccctcgcgtcaaacgtcatgacgtcgagggcggaaaaaaaaaaacagcagcgaagcgtcagggaaggaggcggcgctcccgacctctagccttcctttcgctgtgttccgccttcttctgacgtcaaggatgacgtcaaaagaaggcggaacagagCGAAGggaagctagacgtcgggagcgccgcctccttccctgacgcttcgctgccggaaccgccacggaggtaaatttaaaatgaagaaaaaaaaacaaaaacggatgttggggggagagaagagggtggccagtagtaGTTAAGTAAGGGCAGGGAGAAACgatagcatggatgcgaagggggggggggggggaagaggcggcccaggctggaacatgggagagagaggagcatggatgcgagggggggtcatggaagggagagaggggacttgctggaaaaggataaatggagggggcaggggacagaagagcatggatggccatggattgggagggcaggactcagggagaggggaattgctggaaagggatgaatggagggggcaggggacagaggagcatggatggccatggattgggagggcaggactcagggagaggggaattgctggatagggatgaatggaggggacagatgggcatggatggataaggattgcagggcaggcctcagg is a window of Microcaecilia unicolor chromosome 11, aMicUni1.1, whole genome shotgun sequence DNA encoding:
- the TM6SF2 gene encoding transmembrane 6 superfamily member 2 isoform X1 encodes the protein MHFPKLTSIYCTSLLAFPLCYVINSISGLSDPFSIAVTGFTVLLALVALMYKVVQMNSFQDPLSYVFAVFSFTSVIDLIIALEEDGYLSGFMEFYLREGEPYLRTTYGIMICYWDSTVNYALYLVMLSAIAQRKNYRNVGLYWLGSLMMSMIVFLPGNMIGKFGSQLRPAFLLNIPYLLLPIWAGLNIFKKPQSLPYCSVEKVVEEQRKWLHQRPLDLGLVMYLFLAVIFTLFRGLVALDCPTDSCFNYLYQYEPYLKDPVGYPKVQMLVYLFYVLPFFCLCIYGLIEPGCTWMLDWTLVFAGAVAQAQFSHIGSSLHQRTPYTYRTPENTWWVFILSNLLYMLGPNLLAYRCLLNPGFFMAPKEGMEDQNDKKHK
- the TM6SF2 gene encoding transmembrane 6 superfamily member 2 isoform X2 — encoded protein: MYKVVQMNSFQDPLSYVFAVFSFTSVIDLIIALEEDGYLSGFMEFYLREGEPYLRTTYGIMICYWDSTVNYALYLVMLSAIAQRKNYRNVGLYWLGSLMMSMIVFLPGNMIGKFGSQLRPAFLLNIPYLLLPIWAGLNIFKKPQSLPYCSVEKVVEEQRKWLHQRPLDLGLVMYLFLAVIFTLFRGLVALDCPTDSCFNYLYQYEPYLKDPVGYPKVQMLVYLFYVLPFFCLCIYGLIEPGCTWMLDWTLVFAGAVAQAQFSHIGSSLHQRTPYTYRTPENTWWVFILSNLLYMLGPNLLAYRCLLNPGFFMAPKEGMEDQNDKKHK